ACCTTTCAGAGCACAGAGTGGGAATGAAAATAAGCCCCAAGGAGGGGAAAGGCAAAAGTGCTCTAACAAGCCCAGGGCTGCCCCTCCAGTGAAGATCGCTTCTCACTACCATGCATTACTTGTGGGtctcactggggggggggggggttagctATTTGTCCCCCTCCTGGCCAGGGTGCAGCAGAGGTGTAAGAGGGTGGAAAGGCCTCTTTCCTGTCCAGAGAGGGCAGTCGGGTTGCAAAGGCAGATGTTGAGACACCTAGTcgatgtgactgtgtgtgtgtgtgtgtgtgtgtcggcgggggtggggggggtgactGTCACAcgaggggctggggcaggtggggtACGCTGGCTGGAGCGCTGGACTTTGTCTTGAGTTctgagtttgaattctggctcaGTCTCTCACTAGCTTTGTTACCGCAGACAAGCCACTGTTACCCGAatctgttttcttatctataaaatgggattaaaaaTAACTATCCTTATAGGACCACTGTGGACAGTGACTTATAGCTTATGTACTGAACATGGACTCTGTAGGTGCTGGGGATGAGTGGAAATAGAAAAGACTCAGTTCTGGCCTTCAAGGAACTCAGTCTTTTGATATATTAGTCTTTTGGGGTATTAACCACATTACCTAGTATGAAATGAAGTAACTCCAACGAAAAGAACTAGCCCAGAGCCTACACATGGCAGGTAGTTAATACGTGAGAGGTAGTTGACTCCgaaaaaatggtcagaaaagCAAAAGTGCCTTCAGATTAGGGCCAATGGGGAAAGTCTATGGTGGAGGAAGTGGTATCTGATCAGAGCCGTGAAAGACCAGGAGGGTTTGACAGGAAGGTTCATGGAGCAATAAAGGAGGTGAGCGGACGGACAGGCTGTTTGGCCTGAGAACACAGTTTCTTGGGCAggaggacactttttttttttttttttttttttaatgtgtcacaGGCCTGAGGCTTGCAGGTCACTGGTGTTGAAGGCTGCTCAGCTAGTCTTTCTGGGCTGCCTCTCCCCAGCAGCGCTATGTCAGCAGGAAGCACAGACTTGTGAGGCTAAACATAGCATCCTCAGGCAGGACGGCCCTCGGGGCCCAGAAGAAGAGTCCCACACACAGCGATGAGACACTGGTCCTTGTACCCAAACGCAGGGCTCCCCGGCCCCTGACACGGTGGGGGCGCCAGTGGAGGAGGAGGATCCCTTCTTCAAGGTCCCTGTGAACAAGCTGGCGGCGGCCGTCTCCAACTTTGGTTACGACCTGTACCGAGTGAGATCCAGCGAGAGCCCCACCGCCAACGTGCTCCTGTCTCCCCTCAGCGTGGCCACGGCGCTCTCTGCCCTGTCTCTGGGTGAGTTCCCCAATGCAGAAAGCCCTGGGTCCTAGCCGTCTGGCCTCTGCACCTCTCGGCCTCTAAGCCCTGGAGACGCTTCACTCCGGGAGGATGAGGAGGGGCTGGCCCCCGGGGTGGCCCCGGGTGGCTGCTTGTTGACATTCCTTAAAGGAGCCTCTACTACGAGCCAGCCTCGAGGTGTGGGTGGCTTCTGGGACATAAGGGCCCACAAGCAGGCATGGTCTCCGCCCTCCTCGGGTCGCCCAGGGGAAACTGCAGGATGGTCTGGGAAGTGCTGTGGCGGGAGAAGCAAGGGGACTTGTACCCGTCACTCCCACCCGTGTGGCTCACTCAGCCAGATGCCCTGAGCCTCCTGCAGGGAAATCTATTTTTCTTCCATTGCCTCAAATTCCTTCCCACCTAGAAGGTCTCCAGTACCAGCAGACACAAGGACAGGGTACAGTGTCCCTGCCCCGTGCGGGGAGCTGGCCTGATCTGGGCCCCGGCGGGCAGTTCCGTAGGCTCACATGCTCGTCCCTCTGGCAGGAGCCGAACAGCGGACAGAATCCAGCCTCCACCGGGCTCTCTACTATGACCTGATCAGCAACCCGGACCTCCACGGCACCTACAAGGAGCTCCTTGCTGCCGTCACCGCCCCCCAGAAGAACCTTAAGAGTGCTTCCCGGATCATCTTTGAGAAGAGTGAGCCGCCCTGCTGGCCCAGGCTGCCTGAGGCTGCCTGTGGCTCAGGGCTGCACGCAGGGGTTTTCTTTTAAACACCACGGCACGTCTGCCCGGGCCAGGTCTGGCGCTGGTGGCAGGAAGGCGCCTGTAGGCCCAAAGAGCATCGGAAAGAGGAAGCGGGCTGAGGGAGCCAGTGGGAGGGCCGGGGGAGGGCAGTAACGTGAGGAGAAACAGCAATGAGTGAAATCTGCCGTCCCCCATCCGGTGCCCAGGAAGGCTGGCAGGGCATCCCAGCGTGTCCCAGGAAGATGCCAGGCAGGAAGCTGGGGCCTGCTGAGGGTCAGCCCGAACCTAAGCCCGCAGGCGCTAACCTCTGCTTGATCTCTTTCCAGAGCTGCGGATAAAAGCAAGCTTTGTTGCACCCCTGGAAAAGTCATACGGGACCAGGCCCAGAATTCTGACCGGCAACTCCCGCTTGGACCTTCAGGAGGTTAACAACTGGGTGCAGGCCCAGACGAAAGGGAAAGTCGCCAGGTCCACGCGGGAACTGCCTGGCGAAATCAGCATCCTCCTTCTTGGTGTGGCTTACTTCAAGGGTGAGGGCTTCTCCACTTCGCTTTTGGCCCAGCGTGGCCGGTGGGTGTCTGATGGGGCCGGGCAAGAGGGCCAGTCAAGGAAGGCAGGGGAGGACCCAGGAGGGGCTCCTGCCTGAGTGAGGGCTGCCTGCTTGTCCTCGAACCCAAGCAAACACTGGGTGAGCGCCTGCAAAGGGAGAGACTGTGGCCCAAGACTGGCAGTGGGGAGGGCACTCCCGCTCTAGTGTCTGTGCGGGCTGGCTACTGGTAGGGAGGAGTCTGGCTGGAGTCAGACAAGGGTCCAGGCCCGGCTCTGCCTGCACTGGCCGGAGAGCCCTGCGCAAGTGTCACAGCCTTCCTGGGCCTGTTTTCTCGTCTCTGATGCGGGGACAACACGCTGGCTTCAGGGGCATCTTTCCGAGCTTTCTCCTGTCTTCACATGGACCCTGACGCTGTGTCTAGGACAGGGCAGGCATGCGAGAAACCGCTCTTCGTTCTCGAGCAGCATACTCCTCGGCTAGTCTCTGGGCCCCCTGCGAGGCCGGCCCTATTCAGACAGGCCTGGCGTGGGATTCTGGGCAACCTCCCCTTAACATGCTTTATAACCATCAGGCAGTGCTGAGAATGGACCCCTAAACTCCTAGAGAAAAGCTCCCCCTGAACCACTGATCTCCAGGAAGTGAAAGAAGCTGTTACCGACCAGAGTCAAAGGCCACATTAAATTGTCAGCTGGCCATGAGAGCGCTGGCAAGTCACTTTTCCTCTCTGGGCTTCCGTGCTTTTCCGCGGCGAGAGCGTGATGACGCCATGTGGAGGCCCTTCCAGCTCCGGCCTCCCTGCGGTCTGTCTCCGGACGCGTCCGTGCAGAAGCAGACGCCAGTTTTCCCTTCTCCCAGGCTAGCCCAGGCCCTGGATAAACTCGGCAGTCAAATCAATAACATCAAGCTGTTTCCTTCTGAGTTTCCTTCTGTTTCCAACCCTAGAAATAGTGTGGTCCTGACTGCACACTGAGCTACCCCTATTCCCCGGGGTGTGAGGGCCTCTGGTTCTTTCAGCCAGGGAATTGTCAACAGCATGCTTTGGCCTCAGGGCGGTTCCAATGGCTTTCTGGTCTCCCGGGGCTCAGGGCACTCCACTTGTTTCATTCCAGGGCAGTGGGTAACCAAGTTTGACTCCAGGAAGACGTCGCTGGAGGATTTCCACTTGGATGACGAGAGAACCGTGAAGGTGCCCATGATGTCAGACCCTAAGGCCGTTTTACGCTACGGCTTGGATTCTGATCTCAACTGCAAGGTCTGTGGGGGCAGCGTGAGtggtgggtggggggacaggcaggacagtgcagtggaaatggaatGACCTGTGAGATCGGACAGGCTTCTACATTTTGCCTGCTGTGTGACTTTCATCGAGTCAATAGCGTCTCTgagcctttcttctcctttttggccaccctgtggcatatgaagttcccgggccaggggtcagatccgagctgtagtgGCGACCTAGGTCTCAgctggtgatgctggatccttagcccaatgtgccaggctggggaatgaaccTGTCCTAgctctcccaagacaccactgagcctgttgtgccacagggggaatgCCTCTGAGCCTTTCTTCTTAAAATGAAAGGGGATAGCTGTTGAAACTTACGTTCTCACTCAGGGTTTGTTGTAGGGGTTAATAAGGTAATGTGAAATGAGCCCCCAAGATTGAGCACTCAAACGCcgctgttttcttgtcttttctttccttctttttcttttttttggggggggggcaggcgaGTGGATCTTGTATATTTAGAATTCAACACCAAAACAGTCACAGACGCCGTACTGTGGGCATTCTAAGTCTTTTACATAAACCTGACTTTTGAAAATTCTAAgtcagtcattatttttatttatttatttatttatttatttacttgtcttttgtctttttagggctgcacccatggcatatggaggttcccaggctaggggtctaatcggagctgtagctgccagcctacaccacagccacagacacaccagatctgagccgcatctgcgacctacaccacagctcatggcaatgctggatcctta
The Phacochoerus africanus isolate WHEZ1 chromosome 14, ROS_Pafr_v1, whole genome shotgun sequence DNA segment above includes these coding regions:
- the SERPINF1 gene encoding pigment epithelium-derived factor, with the protein product MQALVLLLWIGALLGSGSCQNAGPEEGSPAPDTVGAPVEEEDPFFKVPVNKLAAAVSNFGYDLYRVRSSESPTANVLLSPLSVATALSALSLGAEQRTESSLHRALYYDLISNPDLHGTYKELLAAVTAPQKNLKSASRIIFEKKLRIKASFVAPLEKSYGTRPRILTGNSRLDLQEVNNWVQAQTKGKVARSTRELPGEISILLLGVAYFKGQWVTKFDSRKTSLEDFHLDDERTVKVPMMSDPKAVLRYGLDSDLNCKIAQLPLTGSMSIIFFLPLKVTQNLTMIEESLTSEFIHDIDRELKTVQAVLTVPKLKLSYEGELTKSVQELKLQSLFDSPDFSKITGKPIKLTQVEHRIGFEWNEDGASATSSPGPRLTFPLDYHLNQPFIFVLRDTDTGALLFIGKILDPRGT